The Parambassis ranga chromosome 14, fParRan2.1, whole genome shotgun sequence genome includes a window with the following:
- the LOC114445950 gene encoding uncharacterized protein LOC114445950 has product MSEKSIIERTVEILKSKIRYSDECALTSLKESEVFIMIPSFLKAYVENQLPVFAENALYAIRMTQGREYMIDKAPEADRCNLSDADSHQYDAIIPVDFQASGVLEKNRRWGDGLQQFLEMKHKLAISQLSNVTNYMSNVRFFKRYISGKGIFGVSGTLGGSAEKDFLERNYQTVSYVIPSHRHKKVIEMPAAQVSGGKTRWIQVICETAWRAADRGQVVLIICEDVKTADELKAKMQGQERQPNQITMYTISVKHNIEKQNFSKGNIIIATNLGGRGTDIHVQQDVNECGGLFVLLTYFPESQRVERQIFGRTARKGNPGMVQMVLNRDCLAPAYQSQSVETMRQLREEYEVRRLDRMEREELFEIEMKENLFSRFCDFLCDFDKNYSEEERSDLTKMKDVPACFKTHRNKFDYQTALNALKESWALWLILHEKHISRHDDVTVLTEDLTKLLQRTGDGLLQGRSNNFYDSMIYSMIIQAKSRTDLYCTDKQRCDYGAVSYWQSATKCNPFYGAVSLYNEAYITIALAGRDYIAQGKGLLEKAKTAVDVYLSEASNTMMFCNLSVTDFKPHHKDCNLQAQMQARMNIFKSWKGYIESALETLTRLESSQKDAVIEDSSIYRLSKDKDHITTNELMILYEFGLGIVFEVKRKPEFSYDALACFALGVIQVAAGVLVCTLSYGTASQFGLGLISEGVSDMIYGFKGMMQGGFDWVQWAVSKAISIGVSLVFGGLGRLKNAASAVRTGAKGLITGAKCGSVITVKQCFKHATKYVVQELGKHGCFAAVDYAANKGLSVIFHKVLKDTFEGKVLTMIKANNSLDEALTDLVCSGVPKAVLQNPASDFKVDMKCEELMCKSVNEMTRQVIPELMLDCTMVMKGLDALSNICGTLSQHIQSEKRFDQMRRIMLCVEGAKYATLCVQIWNSFPTEDVINKTFVPRFLQTMKRHSPEKYDHDGRDDLSDVNRLKKELITSIAQSVSSSFIEACSRHMISITTKSCISTINSAAGHAVSNLLGRSDTHSFFDNQMYKHKLNEAVHGPAECPSESEKEDLVCYVDEICDVNRPATSLDLHVLSQSEVLEGKGIRLIMVDKHGKKLSEDYYAGTENSAGDIVLQLTREPENPQQSNKFMSKITKWMHGEQSPYSGHFETLSPDGALIPVRSEGQNCLYHAIAQATISSPGNLRQEAASLRDAVRHSLQQNMHRYAPALKLQKGYEETYKSPGKYYISGGSLKTKKELKDKYKNCLNGTDFPEDDATAVNLYKLGMVGTMNDIKAVRKENRQNSSRPDNNNKNSCPVNADHIPPKNSLKKAYEMLQQPENLQQAQRLQKEQPKLYQMLTENGNQGLCREVLTEHHKQILTTGSSKECKQIRQKLADITVTGDVEKLIKCSLIVSSPEMCKFLRNDAGITRRSREPDVPVSSKGTKQYHDMGDRMLVEGYHNRGVIDQGAKENLMTWLDHNRLYLRNTPEYHELLSVIKKNNNNVNDC; this is encoded by the exons ATGTCGGAAAAATCAATCATCGAAAGAACTGTTGAGATATTAAAGTCTAAAATCAGATATTCTGATGAATGTGCACTAACCTCACTGAAGGAATCGGAGGTATTTATCATGATTCCATCTTTCTTGAAAGCATATGTTGAGAATCAGCTGCCAGTGTTTGCTGAGAATGCATTATATGCCATCAGAATGACACAAGGGAGGGAGTACATGATTGACAAGGCGCCTGAAGCTGACAGATGTAACCTCAGTGATGCGGACAGCCATCAGTATGATGCCATCATTCCTGTGGACTTTCAAGCCAGTGGAGTGTTGGAAAAAAACAGGCGTTGGGGAGACGGCCTGCAGCAATTTTTGGAGATGAAACACAAGCTGGCAATTTCACAGCTTTCTAACGTCACCAACTACATGTCCAATGTCCGCTTCTTTAAACGATACATCAGCGGAAAGGGCATTTTTGGTGTCTCTGGGACATTAGGGGGCAGCGCTGAGAAAGACTTCCTGGAAAGGAATTACCAAACAGTGAGTTATGTTATTCCATCTCACCGCCACAAGAAGGTTATTGAGATGCCAGCCGCTCAGGTGAGTGGAGGCAAGACTCGGTGGATCCAGGTGATCTGTGAAACAGCATGGAGGGCTGCAGACAGGGGGCAGGTTGTGTTGATCATTTGTGAAGATGTCAAGACTGCTGATGAGCTGAAGGCAAAAATGCAAGGCCAAGAAAGACAACCCAATCAGATCACCATGTACACAATCAGTGTAAAGCACAACATTGAGAAGCAGAACTTCAGCAAGGGAAACATCATCATTGCTACTAACCTTGGCGGACGTGGGACTGACATTCATGTTCAGCAGGATGTGAATGAGTGCGGAGGTCTTTTTGTGCTTCTCACTTACTTTCCTGAAAGTCAGCGAGTGGAGAGGCAGATCTTTGGACGAACTGCCCGGAAAGGAAACCCAGGGATGGTGCAGATGGTACTTAACCGAGACTGTCTCGCACCAGCATACCAAAGCCAGTCAGTTGAAACCATGAGGCAACTCCGAGAGGAGTATGAGGTCAGGCGTTTAGATCGCatggagagggaggagctgtTTGAAATTGAAATGAAGGAAAATCTGTTCTCCAGATTTTGTGATTTTCTCTGTGACTTCGACAAGAATTactcagaggaagagaggagcgACCTCACAAAAATGAAGGATGTTCCTGCATGTTTCAAGACCCACCGCAATAAGTTTGATTACCAGACTGCACTTAATGCTTTAAAAGAATCCTGGGCTTTGTGGCTCATCCTCCATGAAAAGCACATCAGCAGACATGATGACGTCACAGTGCTGACAGAAGACCTTACCAAACTCTTACAGAGGACAGGAGATGGCCTCCTGCAGGGGAGAAGCAACAACTTCTATGATTCTATGATCTATTCTATGATCATTCAGGCAAAAAGCAGAACCGACTTGTACTGCACTGACAAACAGAGATGTGACTATGGAGCAGTGTCTTACTGGCAGAGTGCCACAAAGTGCAATCCATTCTACGGTGCCGTGTCTCTCTACAATGAAGCATACATTACAATTGCGCTTGCAGGAAGAGACTACATTGCTCAGGGGAAAGGATTACTGGAGAAGGCAAAGACAGCGGTGGATGTGTATCTCTCAGAAGCCTCTAACACCATGATGTTTTGTAATTTGTCTGTGACCGACTTCAAACCACACCACAAAGACTGCAACCTGCAGGCCCAAATGCAGGCCAGGATGAACATCTTTAAATCATGGAAAGGGTACATTGAGAGTGCCCTGGAAACTCTTACAAGGCTTGAGAGCAGCCAAAAAGATGCAGTGATCGAGGATTCCAGCATCTACCGTCTTTCAAAGGACAAAGATCACATCACGACTAACGAACTGATGATCCTCTATGAGTTCGGCCTTGGCATCGTGTTCGAGGTTAAAAGGAAGCCTGAATTCTCCTATGATGCCCTTGCTTGTTTTGCTCTTGGTGTCATTCAGGTAGCAGCAGGTGTTCTTGTGTGTACTCTGTCATATGGCACTGCCAGTCAGTTTGGACTTGGACTGATCAGTGAGGGAGTGTCTGACATGATTTATGGGTTCAAAGGAATGATGCAAGGAGGCTTCGACTGGGTTCAGTGGGCAGTCTCCAAAGCCATTAGCATCGGCGTGTCTTTGGTCTTTGGAGGGTTAGGTCGACTCAAAAACGCTGCAAGTGCAGTTCGTACTGGAGCAAAGGGTCTGATTACTGGTGCTAAGTGTGGCTCCGTCATCACTgtgaagcagtgttttaaacATGCCACAAAGTATGTTGTTCAAGAACTGGGGAAGCACGGATGTTTCGCCGCCGTGGATTATGCCGCCAACAAAGGACTGTCAGTCATTTTTCACAAAGTTCTGAAAGACACTTTTGAGGGGAAGGTTCTTACAATGATAAAAGCGAACAATTCCCTGGACGAGGCTCTCACAGACTTGGTTTGCTCAGGAGTACCAAAGGCCGTCCTGCAGAACCCGGCCAGTGACTTCAAAGTTGACATGAAATGTGAAGAACTAATGTGTAAATCAGTGAATGAGATGACAAGACAAGTCATTCCTGAGCTAATGTTGGATTGCACCATGGTCATGAAGGGTCTGGATGCCCTGTCAAACATCTGTGGGACTTTGTCACAGCATATACAGAGCGAGAAAAGGTTTGATCAAATGCGACGAATAATGCTGTGTGTGGAAGGAGCTAAATATGCCACACTTTGTGTGCAAATCTGGAATTCATTTCCTACAGAGGACGTCATCAATAAAACATTTGTTCCTCGGTTTTTGCAAACCATGAAAAGACACTCACCAGAAAAATATGACCACGACGGAAGAGATGATTTATCAGATGTGAATCGGCTTAAAAAGGAACTCATCACCAGCATTGCACAAAGTGTGTCAAGCTCATTTATTGAGGCCTGTTCCAGGCACATGATCTCCATCACAACCAAGTCCTGCATTAGCACAATAAACTCTGCTGCTGGGCATGCAGTCAGCAACCTGCTGGGCCGGAGCGACACCCACAGTTTCTTTGACAACCAGATGTATAAACACAAACTGAATGAGGCTGTCCATGGACCAGCTGAGTGTCCATCAGAGTCCGAGAAGGAGGACTTGGTGTGTTACGTGGATGAGATTTGTGATGTCAACCGCCCAGCTACGTCTCTGGACCTCCATGTCTTGTCCCAAAGTGAGGTTCTTGAAGGCAAAGGTATCAGACTCATTATGGTGGACAAACATGGGAAGAAGCTCTCGGAGGACTATTATGCAGGGACAGAGAACTCTGCCGGTGACATAGTCCTCCAGCTGACCAGGGAGCCAGAGAACCCACAGCA gTCCAACAAATTTATGTCAAAGATCACAAAGTGGATGCATGGGGAACAGAGTCCATACAGTGGACACTTTGAAACTCTGAGCCCAGATGGCGCTTTGATCCCCGTACGTTCAGAAGGTCAGAACTGTCTCTACCACGCCATCGCCCAGGCAACAATCAGCAGCCCCGGCAACCTGAGGCAGGAGGCAGCGAGCCTGCGGGATGCAGTCAGACATTCT CTCCAACAAAACATGCACAGATATGCGCCTGCTCTGAAGCTTCAGAAGGGATATGAAGAAACGTACAAGTCTCCTGGAAAATATTACATCAGCGGAGGAAGTCTGAAGACAAAGAAGGAGCTCaaagacaaatacaaaaacTGCTTGAATGGGACTGACTTCCCTGAAGATGATGCCACTGCTGTCAATCTCTACAAACTTGGAATGGTCGGGACGATGAATGA TATAAAAGCCGTTCGTAAGGAGAACAGACAGAACTCCTCCAGACctgataacaacaacaaaaacagctgcCCTGTGAATGCAGACCACATTCCACCTAAAAACAGCTTAAAGAAGGCTTATGAAATGCTGCAGCAACCCGAGAACCTCCAGCAGGCACAGAGACTTCAGAAGGAGCAACCAAAACTCTACCAAATGCTGACTGAAAACGGAAACCAGGGGCTCTGCAGAGAGGTTCTCACAGAGCACCACAAGCAGATCCTGACCACTGGCTCGAGCAAAGAGTGTAAACAGATCAG GCAGAAGCTGGCTGACATCACTGTCACAGGAGACGTGGAGAAACTGATTAAGTGTTCACTGATCGTGTCCAGTCCAGAGATGTGCAAGTTCCTCAGAAATGAtgcag GAATAaccaggaggagcagggagcCAGATGTGCCTGTTTCCAGCAAGGGCACCAAACAGTACCACGACATGGGAGACAGGATGTTGGTGGAAGGTTACCATAACCGAGGAGTCATAGACCAGGGGGCCAAAGAAAATCTGATGACGTGGCTGGATCACAACCGACTCTACTTAAGGAACACACCAGAGTATCATGAGCTCCTCAGCGTGATcaagaaaaacaataacaatgttAATGACTGTTAA